A genomic window from Triticum urartu cultivar G1812 chromosome 7, Tu2.1, whole genome shotgun sequence includes:
- the LOC125520523 gene encoding uncharacterized protein LOC125520523, producing the protein MASTLSCFLPPPPAASPTRLRRSGASAGRPGRQCRAWSNGAGTRMRRGGGRLRVEALFGDGGGEGEDTFRAVMRIVRLNSAIQNRSVRELLELVADECRYFCRNIPAVSVSEMSKSVFLFLHEMMLRHQVSFVLKPAENGAFDLGVKWSLEWKGQKLPWDVDCTVSTTHVYTGLLLISQVNKACGPLLQRILQMIYQNLDAVVLIVANKFLPDGTLDEKERSNIIVCAIIGLVVMVLFYAMFNNL; encoded by the exons ATGGCTTCGACCCTGTCatgctttcttcctcctcctcctgccgcGTCGCCGACCCGCCTGCGCCGAAGCGGCGCGAGCGCCGGCAGGCCGGGGCGTCAATGCAGGGCATGGAGCAACGGCGCCGGGACGAGGATGAGGAGGGGCGGCGGCAGGCTGCGCGTGGAGGCTCTGTTCGgcgatggaggaggagagggagaagacACGTTCCGGGCGGTGATGAGGATCGTGAGGCTCAACTCCGCCATCCAGAACCGGAGCGTCCGGGAGCTGCTGGAGCTGGTCGCCGACGAGTGCCGGTATTTCTGCCGCAACATCCCGGCCGTCAGCGTTTCGGAGATGAGCAAG AgcgtgttcctgtttctacatGAGATGATGCTCCGGCACCAGGTCTCGTTCGTGCTCAAGCCCGCGGAGAACGGAGCCTTCGACCTGGGTGTCAAGTGGTCGCTAG AATGGAAGGGCCAGAAGCTGCCTTGGGACGTAGACTGCACTGTATCCACGACCCACGTCTACACAGGCCTACTGCTCATCAG TCAAGTGAACAAGGCATGTGGGCCGCTCCTGCAGAGGATTCTACAGATGATTTACCAG AATCTGGATGCGGTAGTTCTGATCGTGGCAAACAAGTTCCTACCAGACGGCACGCTGGATGAGAAGGAGAGAAGCAACATAATTGTGTGCGCCATCATTGGCCTGGTGGTCATGGTTCTGTTCTACGCCATGTTTAACAACTTGTAG